In Ovis aries strain OAR_USU_Benz2616 breed Rambouillet chromosome 14, ARS-UI_Ramb_v3.0, whole genome shotgun sequence, a single genomic region encodes these proteins:
- the DMWD gene encoding dystrophia myotonica WD repeat-containing protein isoform X1, protein MAAGGAEGGSGPGAAMGDCAEIKSQFRTREGFYKLLPGDGAARRSGPASAQTPAPPQPPQPQPGPASASGPGAAGPAPSPPPAGPGPGPALPAVRLSLVRLGEPDGAGAGEPPATPAGLGAGGDRVCFNLGRELYFYPGCCRRGSQRSIDLNKPIDKRIYKGTQPTCHDFNQFTAATETISLLVGFSAGQVQYLDLIKKDTSKLFNEERLIDKTKVTYLKWLPESESLFLASHASGHLYLYNVGHPCASAPPQYSLLKQGEGFAVYAAKSKAPRNPLAKWAVGEGPLNEFAFSPDGRHLACVSQDGCLRVFHFDSMLLRGLMKSYFGGLLCVCWSPDGRYVVTGGEDDLVTVWSFAEGRVVARGHGHKSWVNAVAFDPYTTRAEEAAAAGADGERSGEEEEEPEAGSTGSGGGAPLSPLPKAGSITYRFGSAGQDTQFCLWDLTEDVLYPHPPLARTRTLPGTPGTTPPTASGSRGGEPGPGPLPRSLSRSNSLPHPAGSGKAGGPGTAAEPGTPFSIGRFATLTLQERRDRGAEKEHKRYHSLGNISRGGSGGGGGGDKPSGPAPRSRLDPAKVLGTALCPRIHEVPLLEPLVCKKIAQERLTVLLFLEDCIITACQEGLICTWARPGKAFTDEETEAQTGEGSWPRSPSKSVVEGISSQPGNSPSGTVV, encoded by the exons ATGGCGGCGGGCGGCGCGGAGGGCGGCTCTGGCCCCGGCGCCGCCATGGGGGATTGTGCGGAAATCAAGTCGCAGTTCCGCACCCGCGAGGGCTTCTACAAGCTGCTCCCCGGCGACGGCGCCGCCCGCAGATCGGGTCCGGCTTCCGCCCAGACCCCGGCGCCGCCCCAGCCGCCGCAGCCTCAGCCCGGCCCTGCCTCTGCCTCGGGCCCCGGCGCCGCGGGCCCCGCTCCGTCCCCTCCGCCTGCAGGCCCCGGGCCCGGGCCCGCGCTGCCTGCTGTGCGCCTAAGCCTCGTGCGTCTCGGGGAGCCCGACGGCGCCGGGGCCGGGGAGCCGCCCGCCACGCCCGCGGGGCTGGGCGCCGGGGGAGACCGCGTCTGCTTCAACTTGGGCCGCGAGCTCTATTTCTACCCGGGCTGCTGTCGCCGTGGGAGCCAACGG TCCATTGACCTCAACAAGCCAATTGACAAGCGGATCTATAAGGGCACTCAGCCCACCTGCCATGACTTCAACCAGTTCACTGCTGCCACGGAGACCATCTCCCTGCTGGTGGGCTTTTCAGCTGGCCAAGTCCAGTACCTGGATCTCATCAAGAAGGACACCAGCAAACTATTCAATGAGGAG CGGCTCATCGACAAGACCAAGGTGACGTATCTGAAGTGGCTGCCCGAGTCAGAGAGCCTGTTCCTGGCGTCCCACGCCAGCGGCCACCTGTACCTGTACAACGTCGGCCACCCATGCGCCTCGGCGCCGCCCCAGTATAGCCTGCTGAAGCAGGGCGAGGGCTTTGCCGTCTACGCCGCCAAGAGCAAGGCGCCCCGCAACCCGCTGGCCAAGTGGGCGGTGGGCGAGGGGCCCCTCAACGAGTTCGCCTTCTCGCCCGACGGCCGGCACCTGGCCTGCGTCAGCCAGGATGGCTGCCTGCGCGTCTTCCACTTCGACTCCATGCTCCTGCGGGGGCTCATGAAGAGCTACTTTGGGGGCCTTCTCTGCGTGTGCTGGAGCCCCGATGGGCGCTACGTTGTGACAGGGGGTGAAGATGACCTGGTCACCGTGTGGTCCTTCGCCGAGGGCCGCGTGGTGGCCCGGGGCCACGGCCACAAGTCCTGGGTCAACGCCGTGGCCTTCGACCCCTACACCACGAGGGCGGAGGAGGCGGCGGCCGCGGGCGCCGACGGGGAGCGGAGtggcgaggaggaggaggagccggaGGCTGGGAGCACAGGCTCCGGCGGGGGCGCCCCCCTGTCCCCGCTGCCCAAGGCCGGCTCCATCACCTACCGCTTCGGCTCGGCCGGCCAGGACACGCAGTTCTGCCTGTGGGACCTCACCGAAGACGTGCTTTACCCACACCCTCCCCTGGCCCGCACGCGCACCCTCCCCGGCACGCCCGGCACCACGCCGCCTACCGCCAGCGGCTCGAGGGGCGGCGAGCCGGGCCCCGGGCCCCTGCCCCGCTCACTATCCCGCTCCAACAGCCTTCCACACCCCGCAGGCAGCGGCAAGGCGGGCGGCCCGGGCACGGCGGCAGAGCCCGGCACACCCTTCAGCATCGGCCGCTTCGCCACGCTCACGTTGCAGGAGCGGCGGGACCGCGGGGCCGAGAAAGAGCACAAGCGCTACCACAGTCTGGGCAACATCAGCCGGGGTggcagtgggggcgggggcggcggggacAAGCCCAGCGGTCCCGCCCCCCGAAGCCGGCTGGACCCCGCCAAGGTGCTGGGCACCGCGCTTTGCCCGCGCATCCACGAGGTGCCGCTGCTGGAGCCGCTGGTGTGCAAGAAGATCGCCCAGGAGCGGCTCACGGTCCTCCTCTTCCTGGAGGACTGCATCATCACTGCCTGCCAGGAGGGTCTCATCTGCACCTGGGCCCGGCCGGGCAAGGCG TTCACAGACGAGGAGACCGAGGCCCAGACAGGGGAAGGAAGTTGGCCCAGGTCACCCAGCAAGTCAGTGGTAGAG ggCATCTCCTCCCAGCCAGGCAACTCCCCAAGCGGCACAGTGGTGTGA
- the DMWD gene encoding dystrophia myotonica WD repeat-containing protein isoform X2, protein MAAGGAEGGSGPGAAMGDCAEIKSQFRTREGFYKLLPGDGAARRSGPASAQTPAPPQPPQPQPGPASASGPGAAGPAPSPPPAGPGPGPALPAVRLSLVRLGEPDGAGAGEPPATPAGLGAGGDRVCFNLGRELYFYPGCCRRGSQRSIDLNKPIDKRIYKGTQPTCHDFNQFTAATETISLLVGFSAGQVQYLDLIKKDTSKLFNEERLIDKTKVTYLKWLPESESLFLASHASGHLYLYNVGHPCASAPPQYSLLKQGEGFAVYAAKSKAPRNPLAKWAVGEGPLNEFAFSPDGRHLACVSQDGCLRVFHFDSMLLRGLMKSYFGGLLCVCWSPDGRYVVTGGEDDLVTVWSFAEGRVVARGHGHKSWVNAVAFDPYTTRAEEAAAAGADGERSGEEEEEPEAGSTGSGGGAPLSPLPKAGSITYRFGSAGQDTQFCLWDLTEDVLYPHPPLARTRTLPGTPGTTPPTASGSRGGEPGPGPLPRSLSRSNSLPHPAGSGKAGGPGTAAEPGTPFSIGRFATLTLQERRDRGAEKEHKRYHSLGNISRGGSGGGGGGDKPSGPAPRSRLDPAKVLGTALCPRIHEVPLLEPLVCKKIAQERLTVLLFLEDCIITACQEGLICTWARPGKAGISSQPGNSPSGTVV, encoded by the exons ATGGCGGCGGGCGGCGCGGAGGGCGGCTCTGGCCCCGGCGCCGCCATGGGGGATTGTGCGGAAATCAAGTCGCAGTTCCGCACCCGCGAGGGCTTCTACAAGCTGCTCCCCGGCGACGGCGCCGCCCGCAGATCGGGTCCGGCTTCCGCCCAGACCCCGGCGCCGCCCCAGCCGCCGCAGCCTCAGCCCGGCCCTGCCTCTGCCTCGGGCCCCGGCGCCGCGGGCCCCGCTCCGTCCCCTCCGCCTGCAGGCCCCGGGCCCGGGCCCGCGCTGCCTGCTGTGCGCCTAAGCCTCGTGCGTCTCGGGGAGCCCGACGGCGCCGGGGCCGGGGAGCCGCCCGCCACGCCCGCGGGGCTGGGCGCCGGGGGAGACCGCGTCTGCTTCAACTTGGGCCGCGAGCTCTATTTCTACCCGGGCTGCTGTCGCCGTGGGAGCCAACGG TCCATTGACCTCAACAAGCCAATTGACAAGCGGATCTATAAGGGCACTCAGCCCACCTGCCATGACTTCAACCAGTTCACTGCTGCCACGGAGACCATCTCCCTGCTGGTGGGCTTTTCAGCTGGCCAAGTCCAGTACCTGGATCTCATCAAGAAGGACACCAGCAAACTATTCAATGAGGAG CGGCTCATCGACAAGACCAAGGTGACGTATCTGAAGTGGCTGCCCGAGTCAGAGAGCCTGTTCCTGGCGTCCCACGCCAGCGGCCACCTGTACCTGTACAACGTCGGCCACCCATGCGCCTCGGCGCCGCCCCAGTATAGCCTGCTGAAGCAGGGCGAGGGCTTTGCCGTCTACGCCGCCAAGAGCAAGGCGCCCCGCAACCCGCTGGCCAAGTGGGCGGTGGGCGAGGGGCCCCTCAACGAGTTCGCCTTCTCGCCCGACGGCCGGCACCTGGCCTGCGTCAGCCAGGATGGCTGCCTGCGCGTCTTCCACTTCGACTCCATGCTCCTGCGGGGGCTCATGAAGAGCTACTTTGGGGGCCTTCTCTGCGTGTGCTGGAGCCCCGATGGGCGCTACGTTGTGACAGGGGGTGAAGATGACCTGGTCACCGTGTGGTCCTTCGCCGAGGGCCGCGTGGTGGCCCGGGGCCACGGCCACAAGTCCTGGGTCAACGCCGTGGCCTTCGACCCCTACACCACGAGGGCGGAGGAGGCGGCGGCCGCGGGCGCCGACGGGGAGCGGAGtggcgaggaggaggaggagccggaGGCTGGGAGCACAGGCTCCGGCGGGGGCGCCCCCCTGTCCCCGCTGCCCAAGGCCGGCTCCATCACCTACCGCTTCGGCTCGGCCGGCCAGGACACGCAGTTCTGCCTGTGGGACCTCACCGAAGACGTGCTTTACCCACACCCTCCCCTGGCCCGCACGCGCACCCTCCCCGGCACGCCCGGCACCACGCCGCCTACCGCCAGCGGCTCGAGGGGCGGCGAGCCGGGCCCCGGGCCCCTGCCCCGCTCACTATCCCGCTCCAACAGCCTTCCACACCCCGCAGGCAGCGGCAAGGCGGGCGGCCCGGGCACGGCGGCAGAGCCCGGCACACCCTTCAGCATCGGCCGCTTCGCCACGCTCACGTTGCAGGAGCGGCGGGACCGCGGGGCCGAGAAAGAGCACAAGCGCTACCACAGTCTGGGCAACATCAGCCGGGGTggcagtgggggcgggggcggcggggacAAGCCCAGCGGTCCCGCCCCCCGAAGCCGGCTGGACCCCGCCAAGGTGCTGGGCACCGCGCTTTGCCCGCGCATCCACGAGGTGCCGCTGCTGGAGCCGCTGGTGTGCAAGAAGATCGCCCAGGAGCGGCTCACGGTCCTCCTCTTCCTGGAGGACTGCATCATCACTGCCTGCCAGGAGGGTCTCATCTGCACCTGGGCCCGGCCGGGCAAGGCG ggCATCTCCTCCCAGCCAGGCAACTCCCCAAGCGGCACAGTGGTGTGA